The Falco peregrinus isolate bFalPer1 chromosome 1, bFalPer1.pri, whole genome shotgun sequence genome has a window encoding:
- the NEUROG3 gene encoding neurogenin-3, whose translation MAPQSDRSPGEGQPYFGGAEDAPSAAAGGSAGSRGASPARSALAPREAAARRKGKARRGRGKARSEGLLSKQKRSRRMKANDRERNRMHHLNSALDALRSVLPTFPDDAKLTKIETLRFAHNYIWALTQSLRLAEQGLPEPPPPPPPAAAATASPGRRFPQGCGRSV comes from the exons ATGGCCCCGCAGAGCGACCGCTCGCCGGGCGAAGGGCAGCCCTATTTCGGCGGCGCTGAGGACGCCCCCTCCGCGGCCGCCGGCGGCTCCGCGGGCAGCCGGGGCGCCTCGCCGGCCCGCAGCGCCCTGGccccgcgggaggcggcggcccgCAGGAAGGGGaaggcgcggcggggccgcggcaaGGCGCGGAGCGAGGGGCTGCTCAGCAAGCAGAAGAGGAGCCGGCGCATGAAGGCCAACGACCGGGAGAGGAACCGCATGCACCACCTCAACTCCGCCCTGGACGCGCTCCGCAGCGTCCTGCCCACCTTCCCCGACGACGCCAAGCTCACCAAGATAGAGACGCTCCGCTTCGCCCACAACTACATCTGGGCGCTCACCCAGAGCCTCCGCCTGGCCGAGCAGGGCCTGCCCgagccccccccgccgccgccccccgccgccgccgccaccgcctccCCCGG ACGCCGCTTCCCGCAGGGCTGCGGCCGGTCCGTGTAG